One Deltaproteobacteria bacterium DNA segment encodes these proteins:
- the erpA gene encoding iron-sulfur cluster insertion protein ErpA, with translation MENQVDLSLTESAVRQVKTLLARDRKDDQALRVSVTDGGCSGFSYKLSFDHEPKPEDIVVDADGVKVYVDANSAPYLKGTVIDFVSGLYGGGFKFTNPNATGTCGCGTSFSA, from the coding sequence ATGGAAAACCAGGTTGACCTTTCGCTCACGGAAAGCGCGGTACGCCAGGTAAAGACCCTGTTGGCGCGCGACCGCAAAGATGACCAGGCGCTGCGGGTCTCGGTCACCGATGGCGGTTGTTCCGGGTTTTCTTACAAGCTGAGCTTCGATCACGAACCGAAACCCGAAGACATTGTCGTGGATGCCGACGGCGTGAAAGTCTACGTCGATGCCAATAGCGCACCCTACCTCAAAGGCACCGTGATCGACTTCGTCAGCGGCCTCTATGGCGGCGGATTTAAATTCACCAATCCCAACGCCACCGGCACCTGTGGCTGCGGCACGTCATTTTCCGCCTGA
- a CDS encoding zinc-binding dehydrogenase, whose product MIAMRAVALGQHAHGRAGIVVETGAAVTHLKPGDRVALSPAAACINAIGEREWTTSAQNCWCFSADISWAQAAAVSSAHATAWRLLVSLARLQPGDIVLLTGLGDAVAVAALQIAMQMGTHVIAASDNANHLTAAQALGAAYAIDWSKADLPKEVRGVTAKHGADVAINFAGGDSWSQTLACLARGGRLATAGALNGAQPQTDLRRIFWNHLQIFGAAHGSHRDFEQVWRWLESTGVRPLIDRVVPFDQEKAAQQRFQSGAAFGSVVVSDESCAS is encoded by the coding sequence GTGATCGCGATGCGCGCAGTCGCCCTGGGCCAACACGCCCATGGCCGCGCGGGCATCGTGGTTGAGACCGGCGCAGCGGTGACTCACTTGAAGCCCGGCGACCGCGTCGCGCTCTCCCCTGCCGCAGCCTGTATTAACGCAATCGGCGAGCGCGAATGGACGACCAGCGCACAAAACTGTTGGTGCTTTTCCGCTGACATTTCTTGGGCGCAAGCGGCCGCTGTTAGCTCAGCGCATGCTACGGCCTGGCGCTTGCTCGTAAGCTTGGCTCGTCTGCAACCAGGCGACATCGTTTTGCTCACAGGCCTTGGCGATGCCGTGGCAGTTGCCGCCTTGCAAATTGCAATGCAGATGGGCACCCATGTCATCGCTGCGTCCGACAATGCCAATCATCTAACAGCGGCTCAGGCGCTGGGCGCCGCTTACGCCATCGACTGGAGCAAGGCCGATCTGCCAAAGGAAGTGCGCGGCGTCACGGCCAAACATGGCGCTGACGTTGCGATAAACTTCGCGGGCGGCGACAGCTGGAGCCAGACGCTCGCTTGTTTAGCGCGCGGCGGCCGCCTAGCGACGGCAGGCGCACTAAATGGCGCCCAGCCGCAAACCGACCTGCGCCGGATCTTTTGGAACCATCTGCAAATCTTTGGCGCCGCTCACGGCAGCCACCGGGACTTCGAGCAGGTTTGGCGCTGGCTGGAATCGACCGGAGTACGACCGCTAATCGACAGAGTTGTTCCCTTCGACCAGGAAAAAGCTGCGCAGCAGCGCTTTCAAAGTGGCGCGGCCTTCGGTAGTGTCGTTGTGAGCGATGAATCATGCGCGTCATAG
- the smc gene encoding chromosome segregation protein SMC, with product MRLKRLEMLGFKSFAQKTILELNPGVTAVVGPNGCGKSNIVDALRWAMGEQSARHLRGHQMEDVVFAGSDSMPATGMAEVSLTFDNEDGRGPADYANYSEISITRRLFRSGESEYAINKTPCRLKDVVELFLGTGIGNKAYSIVEQGRVDELVNSKPEDRRVLIEEAAGTSKYKSRKLVAERKLERTQQNLFRVTDIVREIERQIRSMELQARKAERYRSLRAELRKKDLTYAALQRQSFEQEIAHQENQLNETENQLAAHIASLRGKEAQSETVRLSMMEADREIGAQQETLYARKADIQGHEQNIDFAKRDLLQLQNSESEARAALRQLEQKLQSLAQEINDLSSAKESFVQLSLFEASFLQEKEDELAKLHADIRSQSAEIDQEKNELIEIANQIAYLKNDLRAKEWRCGELRTELVRSQEEQLNAETAAQTSAQKHDEAERALANCLDEARQRELEVEQVGASIHTLSATRSEQARKIAGLKEQGQQSRSRLLSLEDLQKNYEGYQEGVRAIMLKKQQENQANGIYGLVAEVIDAPEFYEKALTAVLGDRLQYVIVRGHEQGIEAIEYLKQQASGRGSFIPLHLARKQHKPLPLSEAEVVGPLMEMVSVKEGYRDVAEYLLADVVVVRDLISGLALWNRNGFYCTLVTPDGEVIDSMGIVTGGSNSSLEGSFLTHRRRIRELRTQLDEIDEQLCGETEKSTLVEAELAQAQERQAILRGELHRLEIERVRLEHEHRAAKSDSERLEQTVRALTKEQSDLSSTLEKLHEEVHQAQSDSESRLQEKIEREQALAAKQEICNALRQSVQRLDSEVTQSRIRNAALGEKKQNTHHNLENRLKLQEETGAQIESRNGQINEVLKRRAEVEAALVESEQELGSLRSGLQEMEERLQADRQRYRNISMNLAEIDETIKELRPLSESCQEERNRVQLQLAEKRINFQHVADNLREKYDVDLMSLIPLSANEAPVRDDLVAEIEDLRSRLERMGEVNLAAIGEYEELTTRFQFMSQQKDDLEKSIADLQQTIVKLNRICRLRFKETFEAINEKFEAIFPRLFRGGKAKLVLTDENDYLETGIDIVVQPPGKKLQSISLLSGGEKALTAVSLLFAIFLTKPSPFCFLDEVDAPLDDANVDRFNEMIKEMSEHSQFVMVTHNKKTMQAAEMLYGITMAEPGVSKVVSVRMQ from the coding sequence ATGCGACTCAAACGTCTTGAAATGTTGGGCTTTAAGTCTTTTGCCCAAAAGACCATCCTGGAGCTTAACCCAGGGGTCACCGCGGTGGTCGGCCCCAACGGCTGCGGCAAATCGAACATTGTCGATGCCCTGCGCTGGGCCATGGGTGAGCAGAGTGCGCGCCATCTGCGCGGCCATCAGATGGAAGACGTAGTCTTCGCCGGTAGCGATTCCATGCCGGCGACGGGCATGGCTGAGGTCTCCTTGACCTTCGACAATGAAGATGGCCGCGGGCCGGCTGACTATGCCAATTATAGTGAAATCTCGATTACGCGGCGGCTGTTTCGTTCCGGCGAATCGGAGTACGCCATCAACAAGACGCCATGCCGCTTGAAAGACGTGGTCGAGCTGTTTCTGGGCACCGGTATCGGCAATAAGGCCTATTCGATCGTCGAGCAGGGGCGGGTCGACGAATTGGTCAATTCCAAGCCGGAAGACCGGCGTGTCTTGATAGAGGAGGCCGCCGGCACCAGCAAATATAAGAGCCGCAAGCTCGTCGCCGAGCGCAAGTTGGAACGCACCCAGCAAAATCTGTTTCGCGTGACCGACATCGTGCGCGAGATCGAGCGCCAGATCCGCAGCATGGAGCTGCAAGCGCGCAAAGCCGAGCGCTATCGCAGCCTGCGCGCCGAGCTCCGAAAGAAAGACTTGACCTACGCTGCTTTGCAGCGCCAGAGCTTCGAGCAAGAGATCGCGCACCAAGAAAACCAACTAAACGAAACCGAAAACCAATTGGCAGCGCACATCGCTTCCCTGCGCGGCAAGGAAGCCCAAAGTGAAACGGTGCGGCTGTCGATGATGGAAGCCGACCGCGAGATCGGCGCGCAGCAAGAGACTCTCTACGCGCGCAAGGCCGATATTCAGGGCCACGAACAAAACATCGATTTTGCTAAGCGCGACTTGCTCCAGCTCCAGAACAGCGAAAGCGAAGCGCGCGCGGCCCTGCGGCAGTTGGAGCAGAAGCTCCAGAGCCTCGCCCAGGAGATTAACGATCTTAGCAGCGCCAAAGAAAGCTTCGTGCAGCTATCATTGTTCGAGGCTTCTTTTCTACAGGAAAAAGAAGATGAGCTGGCCAAACTTCACGCCGACATCCGCTCCCAGAGCGCCGAAATTGACCAGGAAAAAAACGAGCTGATCGAGATCGCCAACCAGATCGCCTATCTGAAAAACGATCTGCGCGCCAAAGAATGGCGCTGCGGCGAGCTGCGCACCGAGCTCGTGCGCAGCCAAGAAGAGCAGCTGAACGCCGAAACGGCGGCGCAAACCTCGGCCCAAAAGCATGACGAAGCGGAGCGCGCCTTGGCCAACTGTCTCGATGAGGCACGCCAAAGGGAGTTGGAAGTCGAGCAGGTGGGCGCCAGCATCCACACCCTAAGCGCGACCCGCAGCGAGCAGGCGCGCAAGATCGCCGGCCTCAAAGAACAGGGCCAGCAAAGCCGCTCGCGCCTCCTATCCCTCGAGGACTTGCAGAAAAACTACGAGGGCTATCAAGAGGGCGTGCGCGCGATCATGCTCAAGAAACAGCAAGAGAATCAGGCCAACGGCATTTATGGCTTGGTCGCCGAGGTGATCGACGCGCCGGAGTTCTACGAAAAAGCCCTCACCGCGGTGCTCGGCGATCGCCTACAGTACGTCATCGTCAGAGGCCATGAACAGGGGATTGAGGCAATCGAGTATTTAAAGCAGCAGGCTTCGGGCCGCGGCAGCTTCATCCCGCTCCATCTCGCGCGCAAGCAGCACAAACCGCTGCCCTTGAGCGAGGCGGAGGTCGTCGGGCCGTTGATGGAGATGGTTTCGGTTAAAGAGGGCTACCGCGATGTTGCCGAATATCTGCTCGCCGATGTTGTGGTCGTGCGTGATCTTATCTCTGGTTTGGCCCTGTGGAACCGCAACGGCTTTTACTGCACCCTGGTCACCCCTGACGGCGAAGTGATCGACTCCATGGGCATCGTCACCGGCGGCAGCAACAGTTCGCTGGAAGGCAGCTTTCTCACCCACCGCCGGCGCATTCGCGAGCTAAGAACCCAACTGGATGAAATCGACGAGCAGCTCTGCGGCGAAACCGAGAAGAGCACCCTCGTCGAAGCGGAGCTGGCGCAGGCCCAGGAACGCCAGGCAATCCTGCGCGGCGAATTGCACCGCTTGGAGATCGAGCGGGTTCGGCTCGAACATGAGCATCGTGCCGCCAAGAGCGACAGCGAGCGGCTGGAGCAAACCGTGCGTGCCTTGACTAAAGAACAGAGCGACCTCAGCTCCACCCTGGAAAAGCTCCACGAAGAAGTTCACCAAGCCCAAAGTGACAGTGAAAGCCGCCTGCAGGAAAAAATCGAGCGCGAGCAGGCGCTGGCAGCCAAACAAGAGATCTGCAACGCGCTGCGCCAATCGGTGCAGCGCTTGGACTCCGAAGTGACCCAATCGCGTATCCGCAACGCCGCGTTGGGAGAGAAGAAGCAAAACACCCATCACAATCTGGAGAACCGTTTAAAGCTGCAAGAAGAGACCGGCGCGCAAATCGAATCGCGCAACGGGCAGATCAACGAGGTGCTAAAACGCCGCGCCGAGGTCGAGGCCGCGCTGGTCGAATCCGAACAAGAACTCGGCTCGCTGCGCAGCGGGTTGCAGGAGATGGAAGAACGGCTGCAGGCGGACCGGCAACGCTACCGCAACATCTCCATGAACCTGGCAGAAATCGATGAGACCATCAAGGAGCTCCGTCCTCTTAGCGAAAGCTGCCAAGAAGAACGCAACCGTGTGCAGCTCCAGTTGGCGGAGAAACGCATCAATTTTCAGCATGTGGCGGACAATCTGCGCGAAAAATACGATGTCGATCTGATGAGTTTGATTCCCCTCTCTGCCAATGAAGCCCCGGTGCGCGATGACCTGGTGGCGGAAATCGAAGACTTGCGCAGCCGCCTGGAACGTATGGGCGAGGTCAACCTGGCGGCCATCGGCGAATATGAAGAGCTGACGACCCGCTTTCAGTTCATGAGCCAGCAGAAAGATGACCTGGAAAAATCCATCGCCGACCTGCAGCAGACCATCGTCAAGCTCAATCGCATTTGCCGCCTCCGTTTCAAAGAGACCTTCGAAGCGATCAACGAAAAATTCGAGGCCATCTTTCCGCGGCTGTTCCGCGGCGGCAAAGCCAAGCTCGTGCTCACCGACGAGAACGATTATCTGGAAACCGGCATCGACATCGTGGTCCAGCCGCCAGGCAAGAAACTGCAGTCGATCTCACTGCTCTCCGGCGGTGAAAAGGCGCTCACCGCGGTCAGTCTGTTATTTGCGATCTTCCTCACCAAACCGAGTCCGTTTTGCTTCCTTGACGAAGTCGACGCGCCGCTCGACGATGCCAACGTCGACCGCTTCAACGAGATGATCAAAGAGATGAGCGAGCACTCGCAGTTCGTCATGGTCACCCACAACAAGAAGACCATGCAAGCCGCCGAGATGCTCTACGGCATCACCATGGCCGAGCCCGGCGTCTCCAAAGTGGTTTCCGTGCGCATGCAATAG
- the ftsY gene encoding signal recognition particle-docking protein FtsY: MAGLSLFQRLKQGLTKSKETFVEKVTTVFKTSRWDAATLDTMEEVLIGADVGVKATDKLMAALRRNVPANGENVGEEMAKRLQQAMIGMLQSKTNGAQKPALSVRPWVILFLGVNGVGKTTTIGKIAAQFRAQEKKVLMVAGDTFRAAAIEQLEAWGQRAGVEVIKHKAGADPSAVVYDGLQAAKNRAVDVVLIDTAGRLHTKVHLIEELKKIRRIIVREQPDAPHETLLVIDATTGQNGMQQARVFKEATAISGIVLTKLDGTAKGGVIIGIQEELGVPVRYVGVGEDIEDLQPFEPARFVQALFEN; the protein is encoded by the coding sequence ATGGCCGGGCTATCTCTCTTCCAAAGACTCAAACAAGGTTTAACCAAGAGCAAAGAAACCTTCGTCGAAAAAGTCACCACTGTCTTTAAAACCAGCCGCTGGGACGCCGCGACTTTGGACACCATGGAGGAAGTGCTGATCGGCGCGGACGTCGGTGTCAAAGCAACCGACAAATTGATGGCCGCCCTGCGTCGAAACGTGCCGGCCAATGGCGAGAACGTCGGCGAGGAGATGGCCAAACGTCTGCAGCAGGCGATGATCGGGATGCTGCAAAGCAAAACCAACGGCGCGCAGAAGCCGGCACTTTCGGTGCGCCCCTGGGTGATCCTCTTTCTCGGCGTCAACGGCGTGGGCAAGACGACCACCATTGGCAAGATCGCCGCCCAGTTCCGCGCCCAAGAGAAAAAAGTCTTAATGGTTGCCGGCGACACCTTTCGCGCCGCCGCCATCGAGCAGCTCGAGGCCTGGGGCCAGCGCGCCGGCGTCGAAGTAATCAAACACAAAGCGGGGGCCGATCCATCGGCTGTGGTCTACGACGGCCTGCAGGCAGCCAAGAATCGCGCCGTCGACGTTGTCCTGATCGATACCGCCGGCCGGCTCCACACCAAGGTCCACTTGATCGAAGAGCTCAAAAAAATCCGCCGCATCATCGTCCGCGAACAGCCGGACGCGCCCCATGAAACTCTGCTCGTCATCGATGCCACCACCGGCCAAAATGGCATGCAGCAGGCGCGGGTATTCAAAGAAGCCACCGCCATTAGCGGCATCGTCCTGACCAAGCTCGATGGCACCGCCAAGGGAGGTGTCATCATCGGCATCCAAGAAGAGCTCGGCGTGCCGGTTCGATACGTTGGCGTGGGTGAAGACATCGAAGACCTGCAGCCCTTCGAGCCGGCTCGGTTCGTCCAGGCGCTCTTCGAAAACTGA
- the rsmD gene encoding 16S rRNA (guanine(966)-N(2))-methyltransferase RsmD, whose protein sequence is MRVIAGNARGQRLKAPKGNSVRPTADRVKESLFNILAHELSGARVLDLFAGTGNLAIEALSRGAAHAVLVESSKITVQWMRENIERLGLQEKATVINAPAQRALRKQAELRRQFDIIFLDPPYGEALVPKTLAQIAQDKILSASGVIVAEHSVRDKVEASYASLARSDQRRYGDTVLSFFRSNLETLSERGNLNHGQ, encoded by the coding sequence ATGCGCGTCATAGCGGGAAACGCGCGCGGCCAACGCCTGAAAGCACCCAAAGGCAATAGCGTTAGGCCGACGGCCGATCGCGTCAAGGAATCTTTGTTCAATATTCTTGCCCACGAGTTATCTGGAGCGCGGGTTTTAGATCTGTTCGCTGGGACGGGAAATCTGGCCATCGAAGCTTTAAGCCGCGGCGCCGCCCACGCCGTGTTGGTGGAGTCGTCCAAAATTACGGTGCAGTGGATGCGCGAGAATATCGAGCGGCTTGGCTTGCAAGAAAAAGCTACCGTCATAAACGCGCCGGCCCAACGCGCATTGAGAAAACAGGCGGAGTTACGGCGGCAGTTCGATATTATTTTTCTCGACCCGCCCTATGGTGAAGCACTGGTGCCGAAAACCCTCGCGCAAATCGCGCAAGATAAAATATTGAGCGCCAGCGGCGTGATCGTCGCCGAACATAGCGTGCGCGACAAGGTCGAGGCGAGCTACGCCTCGCTTGCGCGCAGCGACCAGCGGCGCTACGGCGACACGGTGCTATCATTTTTTCGCAGCAATCTTGAAACTCTTTCAGAGCGAGGAAACCTTAACCATGGCCAGTGA
- the coaD gene encoding pantetheine-phosphate adenylyltransferase, with the protein MASDSVAIYPGSFDPITNGHVDLVRRTLRVFDRVIVAIATNPDKDRSLFTVDERIQMIHEVFRDEKDRLQADSFQGLLVDYAERKNVTVIIRGLRAVSDFEYEFQMAMMNHRLKPKLETFFMMTGESEFYISSRLVKEVVSLGGNVTGLVPDNVLRKLQKKFSR; encoded by the coding sequence ATGGCCAGTGACAGCGTCGCGATCTATCCGGGGTCCTTCGACCCCATTACCAACGGGCACGTCGACTTGGTGCGCCGCACGCTGCGGGTGTTCGATCGAGTTATCGTCGCCATCGCCACCAACCCGGACAAAGATCGCTCGCTATTTACCGTCGACGAGCGCATTCAAATGATTCATGAAGTTTTTCGCGACGAAAAAGATCGCCTGCAGGCAGACTCGTTCCAGGGCCTGCTGGTCGACTATGCCGAGCGCAAGAACGTCACGGTGATCATCCGCGGCTTGCGCGCGGTTTCCGATTTCGAGTACGAGTTTCAGATGGCGATGATGAACCATCGCTTAAAACCCAAACTGGAGACTTTTTTCATGATGACCGGCGAGTCGGAGTTCTACATCAGCTCACGCCTGGTCAAAGAAGTGGTAAGTCTGGGCGGCAACGTCACCGGCCTCGTGCCCGACAACGTGCTTAGAAAGCTGCAGAAGAAATTCAGCCGTTAA
- a CDS encoding LL-diaminopimelate aminotransferase gives MKKARRINDLPPYLFAEIDRKKRQAIAKGVDIIDLGIGDPDIPTPTPVVEKLVECATKPANHRYPNSSGMGEFREAVASWYQRRFNVKLDPAKEVCSLIGSKEGIGNMAVAFVDPGDVVLVSSPCYPVYHIGTAFNGGKNYFLPLRKENKFLPDLDSIPADVAKQAKLLWINYPNNPTAAVADKDFYKKVIDFANKYNVIVCHDAAYTEMGYDGYRPMSFLELDGAKEVGIEFHSLSKTFNMTGWRIGMAVGNPDIVGGLAQAKSNLDSGIFQSVQEAGIEALRLGDAIVDPSRRIYQERRDILVDGLRAVGLQCEKPKATFYVWVECPRGLSSADFTTKLLEDAGVVTTPGNGFGEAGEGFVRFTVCVDKERLKEVAERIRRVKL, from the coding sequence ATAAAAAAAGCTAGACGAATCAACGACTTACCCCCCTACCTTTTCGCTGAGATCGATCGCAAAAAACGTCAGGCCATCGCCAAGGGGGTCGATATCATCGACCTGGGTATCGGCGACCCGGACATTCCCACCCCGACGCCTGTCGTCGAGAAGCTTGTCGAATGCGCCACCAAACCCGCTAATCATCGCTATCCGAACAGCTCGGGCATGGGTGAGTTTCGCGAGGCGGTGGCGAGCTGGTATCAACGCCGCTTTAACGTCAAGCTCGATCCCGCAAAGGAAGTCTGCTCGCTGATCGGCTCGAAAGAAGGCATTGGCAATATGGCGGTGGCTTTCGTCGACCCTGGCGACGTGGTCCTGGTGTCGAGCCCCTGCTATCCGGTCTATCACATCGGCACAGCGTTCAACGGCGGCAAGAACTATTTTTTGCCGCTGCGCAAGGAAAACAAATTCTTGCCCGACCTGGATTCGATTCCGGCCGATGTGGCCAAACAGGCGAAACTACTTTGGATCAACTATCCGAACAACCCCACCGCAGCCGTAGCAGACAAAGACTTCTATAAGAAGGTCATCGACTTCGCGAACAAATACAACGTCATTGTCTGCCACGACGCCGCCTACACCGAGATGGGCTACGACGGCTATCGGCCCATGAGTTTTCTCGAACTGGATGGAGCTAAAGAAGTCGGCATCGAGTTTCATTCGCTGTCAAAGACCTTCAACATGACCGGTTGGCGCATCGGCATGGCGGTGGGCAATCCCGACATTGTCGGCGGCCTGGCCCAGGCGAAATCGAATTTGGACTCGGGCATTTTTCAATCGGTCCAGGAAGCCGGCATCGAAGCGCTGCGCCTCGGCGATGCCATTGTCGACCCGTCGCGCAGGATCTATCAGGAGCGGCGCGATATATTGGTCGACGGACTGCGCGCCGTCGGTCTGCAATGCGAAAAGCCCAAGGCGACATTTTACGTTTGGGTCGAGTGCCCTAGAGGACTCTCGTCCGCAGATTTCACAACCAAGCTTTTAGAAGACGCTGGCGTCGTAACAACACCGGGCAATGGCTTCGGCGAAGCCGGCGAAGGGTTTGTAAGGTTCACCGTTTGCGTCGACAAAGAAAGGTTGAAGGAGGTCGCGGAAAGAATCCGGCGCGTGAAACTCTAA
- a CDS encoding pyridoxal phosphate-dependent aminotransferase gives MTQLADRTKLIKPSVTLAIAAKAGKLRSEGVDVVNFSAGEPDFDTPEHIKAAAIEALRKGLTKYTDVKGIEPLRQAVVDKYKNEYSLEYRKDDVLVSVGAKHSLYNLLQATVNPGDEVLIPAPYWVSYADMALLAGGVPKLIPTDESTGFRIKAAQLAAALTPKTRVFFLNSPCNPTGATYNREELVAIAAVLQKHDCLIFADDIYEKIVYGDFQGHNIVALNPALRERTIIINGVSKTYAMTGWRIGYAIGPNDVIAAAGKIQSQSTSNPTSIAQYAALEAIRGAQDVVTRMVEQFHKRRDAIVAKLNGIEGITCLKPEGAFYVFPNISGLLGKTANGKKLSTPCDVADYFLEEAKVAGVPGEDFGSQQHIRFSYATSLEDIEKGCNRIAAAVAKLS, from the coding sequence ATGACTCAACTAGCCGACCGCACCAAACTGATCAAGCCATCGGTCACCCTGGCGATCGCCGCCAAAGCCGGCAAGCTCCGCTCCGAGGGCGTCGACGTCGTGAATTTTTCTGCCGGCGAACCGGACTTCGACACGCCCGAACATATCAAGGCCGCCGCCATCGAAGCGCTGCGCAAAGGGCTGACCAAATACACCGATGTCAAAGGCATCGAGCCGCTGCGCCAGGCAGTCGTCGATAAATACAAAAACGAGTACAGCCTGGAGTATCGCAAAGACGACGTGCTGGTCAGCGTCGGCGCCAAACATTCGCTCTACAATTTGTTGCAAGCCACGGTGAACCCGGGCGACGAAGTGTTGATTCCGGCTCCCTATTGGGTGAGCTACGCCGACATGGCGCTCCTCGCCGGCGGCGTGCCCAAGTTGATCCCCACCGATGAGTCGACCGGCTTTCGCATCAAGGCCGCGCAGTTGGCGGCGGCGTTGACACCCAAGACACGCGTGTTCTTCTTGAATAGCCCGTGCAACCCCACCGGCGCGACCTACAATCGCGAAGAGCTAGTTGCTATTGCTGCGGTGCTACAAAAACACGACTGTCTGATTTTCGCCGACGACATCTACGAAAAAATCGTTTACGGCGATTTCCAGGGGCACAACATCGTCGCGCTCAATCCGGCTTTGCGCGAGCGCACGATTATTATCAATGGCGTATCGAAGACCTATGCGATGACCGGTTGGCGTATCGGCTATGCCATCGGTCCGAATGACGTCATTGCCGCAGCCGGCAAAATCCAAAGCCAGAGCACCTCGAATCCCACGTCCATCGCCCAATATGCCGCATTAGAAGCAATCCGTGGCGCGCAGGACGTGGTCACCCGCATGGTCGAGCAGTTTCACAAGCGGCGCGACGCGATCGTCGCCAAGCTCAACGGCATCGAAGGCATTACCTGCTTAAAACCCGAAGGCGCATTTTATGTGTTCCCGAACATCAGCGGCCTGCTCGGAAAAACTGCCAACGGCAAGAAACTCTCAACCCCCTGCGACGTAGCCGACTACTTTCTAGAGGAAGCCAAAGTCGCCGGCGTGCCGGGCGAAGATTTCGGCTCGCAGCAGCACATTCGTTTTTCCTACGCGACTTCGCTTGAAGACATTGAAAAAGGCTGCAACCGCATCGCGGCAGCGGTGGCAAAACTGAGCTGA
- a CDS encoding NYN domain-containing protein — protein sequence MGMDVIVDGYNAIGAERGMQGALEHKRNWLIQQVAAYQRLKNFAITIVFDGWQTGSGKETEEKREGLRIVYSRYGEKADAVVVRLAKEKGSGCVVVTSDREIRSAVERFGAVAIYADEFNRILRSVEHTLEDSGNDGDDKQARAKKGNPRQLSKAERNRQDKLKKLRVG from the coding sequence ATGGGCATGGATGTCATCGTTGACGGCTACAACGCGATCGGCGCCGAGCGCGGCATGCAAGGCGCGCTTGAACACAAGCGCAATTGGTTGATTCAACAGGTTGCGGCCTATCAGAGACTCAAAAACTTCGCGATTACGATCGTTTTCGATGGCTGGCAAACTGGCTCTGGAAAAGAAACCGAAGAAAAACGCGAAGGCCTGCGCATCGTCTATTCACGCTACGGCGAAAAAGCTGACGCGGTCGTCGTGCGCCTCGCCAAAGAAAAAGGCAGCGGCTGCGTGGTGGTGACCTCGGACCGCGAGATTCGCAGCGCCGTGGAGCGTTTCGGCGCGGTTGCAATCTATGCCGACGAATTCAATCGAATTCTTCGCAGCGTCGAGCACACACTTGAAGATTCTGGCAACGATGGCGATGACAAGCAGGCAAGGGCTAAAAAAGGCAACCCGCGGCAACTTTCCAAGGCGGAAAGAAATCGTCAGGACAAACTGAAGAAATTGCGCGTTGGCTAG
- a CDS encoding DUF4124 domain-containing protein — protein sequence MPMDRSWYSTADCCHGSMRRHRRKNNQSQSRRTMIKLTLIALCLFASAVAAASADLYQWTDAQGVVHFSDNPQAVPKEMRGSAQVKVRKDFFTITLKAAPAPATQAESSTTSASNPHASANVHPAPETPLQVIYAPQESTVVVINNGGHRAKHHHYQPCHGCAPAFRADFNDRRYVHPSVFSGGARQYIRP from the coding sequence ATGCCGATGGATCGATCTTGGTATTCAACGGCGGATTGCTGTCACGGATCGATGCGGCGCCACCGGCGCAAAAATAATCAATCACAATCGAGGCGCACCATGATCAAACTAACACTGATTGCCCTGTGCTTGTTTGCTTCGGCTGTGGCCGCCGCAAGTGCCGATCTCTACCAATGGACCGATGCGCAGGGTGTCGTCCATTTTAGCGACAACCCTCAGGCGGTACCGAAAGAAATGCGCGGCAGCGCTCAAGTGAAAGTGCGCAAGGACTTTTTCACGATCACGTTAAAGGCGGCGCCGGCGCCGGCCACACAGGCCGAATCTTCAACGACCAGCGCTAGCAATCCCCACGCGTCGGCCAACGTGCACCCCGCTCCAGAGACTCCGCTACAAGTGATTTACGCGCCGCAGGAAAGCACCGTCGTGGTCATTAACAACGGCGGACACCGCGCCAAGCATCATCACTATCAACCTTGCCATGGCTGCGCGCCGGCGTTTCGTGCCGATTTCAACGATCGCCGCTACGTGCATCCCAGTGTCTTCAGTGGCGGTGCGCGTCAATACATTCGGCCGTAG
- a CDS encoding NUDIX hydrolase: protein MAENFRNPLPTVDIIIELHEGIVLIERKNIPHGWALPGGFVDYGESLETAAVREAKEETSLAVTLVEQFYTYSDPQRDVRHHTLATVYIATASGTPRGADDAKVARVFNENNLPSPIVFDHPRILREYFEYKKTGQRPRP from the coding sequence ATGGCCGAAAATTTCCGCAATCCGTTGCCCACTGTCGACATTATCATCGAGTTGCACGAGGGAATCGTGCTCATCGAGCGCAAAAACATCCCGCACGGTTGGGCGCTGCCGGGAGGGTTTGTCGACTACGGCGAAAGCCTTGAGACCGCGGCCGTGCGCGAAGCCAAAGAGGAAACATCGTTGGCTGTCACCCTCGTCGAGCAGTTTTACACCTACTCCGATCCGCAGCGCGATGTGCGTCATCACACGCTGGCCACGGTTTACATTGCGACGGCGAGTGGCACGCCGCGCGGCGCCGACGACGCCAAAGTGGCGCGGGTGTTCAATGAAAATAATTTGCCGAGTCCGATTGTCTTCGATCACCCGCGCATCCTGCGCGAGTATTTCGAATACAAAAAGACCGGCCAGCGGCCGCGGCCTTGA